The following coding sequences are from one Pirellulales bacterium window:
- a CDS encoding ATP-grasp domain-containing protein — protein MPDSILILGASARAAAISARRAGFVVYAADLFEDLDLAAIAEATCVEDYPAGLVAAARRFPSCGWLYTGGLENRPAIVDRIAGERPLLGNRGVVLKRVRDPFQVRRALTNAGLRYPETCSDPRDAPSNGEWLCKAFASSGGNQVHRWRGWPPQPAGGHSVSSPSHAGEGNYYQRWIDGQNASAVYLAAGGTARLLGVTRQLVGANWCCVGAAAVDRPDWSGTPFRYCGSIGPLPIDDALRDQFTRIGHCLAAEFDLIGLFGVDAIIRAGEVWPVEVNPRYSASAEVLERAQGVSMIGAHVAACVEGCVNAPSPGLRPPSPPAARGRGGFESTQPKTVAHCPEEVQAGYGNRPADGRASESSGKAIAFAAQGFTVTHALVERLLAMNDDPWQPQVADVPHAGSVIQAGWPVTTLLADGDTAASVEVKLRERMQALGRLVATATL, from the coding sequence ATGCCCGATTCGATTCTGATCCTGGGAGCCAGCGCCCGCGCGGCGGCCATCTCGGCCCGTCGCGCGGGCTTTGTTGTTTATGCGGCCGACTTATTCGAAGATCTCGACCTAGCTGCCATTGCCGAGGCAACCTGCGTCGAAGACTATCCGGCGGGACTGGTTGCCGCCGCCCGCCGCTTTCCCTCCTGCGGCTGGCTCTACACGGGCGGATTGGAAAATCGCCCGGCGATCGTCGATCGCATCGCAGGCGAACGTCCGCTCCTGGGCAACCGCGGCGTCGTGCTGAAAAGGGTTCGCGACCCGTTTCAAGTTCGCCGGGCTCTGACGAACGCAGGCCTACGGTATCCGGAGACGTGCAGCGACCCACGCGACGCGCCGTCCAATGGTGAATGGTTGTGCAAGGCATTTGCGTCGAGCGGTGGAAACCAGGTGCATCGATGGCGCGGCTGGCCACCTCAACCCGCCGGCGGTCACTCGGTCTCGTCGCCGTCACACGCGGGCGAGGGGAACTATTATCAAAGGTGGATCGACGGCCAAAACGCTTCGGCTGTCTACTTGGCTGCAGGAGGCACGGCCCGTCTGCTCGGAGTCACGCGCCAACTCGTGGGAGCAAACTGGTGTTGCGTGGGGGCCGCAGCGGTCGACAGGCCAGATTGGTCCGGGACGCCATTTCGCTATTGCGGATCGATCGGCCCCTTGCCAATCGACGATGCGCTGCGTGACCAATTCACGCGGATCGGCCATTGCTTGGCCGCGGAGTTCGATTTAATCGGCCTGTTTGGGGTCGATGCCATCATTCGCGCTGGCGAGGTTTGGCCCGTCGAGGTGAACCCCCGCTATTCGGCGTCGGCCGAAGTGCTGGAGCGCGCGCAAGGTGTGTCGATGATCGGCGCGCATGTCGCGGCCTGTGTGGAGGGTTGCGTGAATGCCCCCTCACCCGGCCTGCGGCCACCCTCTCCCCCTGCCGCGCGGGGGCGAGGGGGATTCGAAAGCACACAACCGAAGACAGTGGCGCACTGCCCGGAAGAGGTGCAAGCGGGTTATGGCAACCGACCAGCAGACGGTCGTGCCTCGGAGTCGAGCGGCAAGGCCATTGCCTTTGCCGCGCAAGGCTTCACCGTCACCCACGCGTTGGTCGAGCGATTGCTGGCGATGAACGACGATCCTTGGCAGCCTCAGGTGGCCGACGTGCCACACGCTGGAAGCGTCATCCAAGCGGGCTGGCCCGTGACAACGCTGCTTGCCGACGGAGACACTGCGGCCTCAGTCGAAGTCAAACTGCGCGAGCGCATGCAAGCGCTCGGGCGACTCGTCGCTACGGCAACTCTTTGA
- a CDS encoding CAP domain-containing protein — translation MLASLVLASVLANAPDAKSATPAPAAPALHSVEQGLIDKTNAVRARHGLRPLRIDWHLLRSARRHAAWMTRSHNLQHTSAPVAENIAMGQQSTGEAVQSWMNSPGHRANMLNASYSRVGAAAYTASNGSVYWCIQFLQ, via the coding sequence ATGCTTGCAAGTCTTGTGCTAGCCAGCGTGCTAGCCAACGCTCCCGATGCCAAATCGGCCACTCCGGCGCCCGCCGCGCCGGCTCTTCACTCGGTGGAACAAGGATTGATCGACAAGACTAATGCGGTTCGCGCGCGGCATGGTCTGCGCCCGCTGCGAATCGACTGGCATTTGCTGCGCTCGGCGCGCCGGCACGCCGCCTGGATGACACGTTCACACAATCTGCAGCACACTTCAGCCCCCGTGGCGGAGAACATCGCCATGGGTCAGCAGTCGACTGGCGAGGCGGTGCAGTCTTGGATGAATTCGCCAGGGCATCGTGCCAACATGCTCAACGCCAGTTACAGTCGCGTGGGCGCCGCGGCGTATACGGCGTCGAATGGCTCGGTCTACTGGTGCATCCAGTTCCTGCAATAA
- the fae gene encoding formaldehyde-activating enzyme: MSMYVGEALVGDGNEIAHIDLLIGNKEGPVGVAFANALARQSEGHSNLLAVLTPNLAVKPSTVMITKVTIKGMRQAVQMFGPAQAAVAKAVADSVADNVIPKDKAEDLVIVCGVFIHPGAEDNKKIYQYNYQATKDAISNAMRGKPTVDEMIAGKDKADHPFKGF; encoded by the coding sequence ATGTCGATGTACGTTGGAGAAGCACTGGTTGGCGACGGCAACGAGATCGCCCATATCGATCTCTTGATTGGCAACAAGGAGGGGCCGGTCGGCGTGGCGTTCGCCAACGCGCTGGCTCGTCAGAGCGAAGGGCACTCCAATCTGCTGGCGGTGCTTACCCCGAATCTGGCGGTCAAACCGTCTACGGTCATGATCACCAAAGTCACCATCAAAGGCATGCGTCAGGCGGTGCAAATGTTCGGCCCAGCGCAGGCAGCGGTCGCCAAGGCGGTGGCCGACTCGGTGGCGGACAACGTCATTCCCAAGGACAAGGCTGAAGACTTGGTGATTGTCTGCGGCGTGTTCATTCACCCAGGCGCCGAGGACAACAAGAAGATTTACCAGTACAACTACCAGGCCACCAAGGACGCCATTAGCAACGCGATGCGCGGCAAGCCGACGGTTGACGAGATGATCGCCGGCAAGGACAAGGCCGATCATCCGTTCAAGGGATTTTAG
- a CDS encoding bifunctional NADP-dependent methylenetetrahydromethanopterin dehydrogenase/methylenetetrahydrofolate dehydrogenase, which produces MGKPKILVQLDTDPLASVFDGVVAVDAGVDHLFARSGVTADNVRDQVFGAIFTRGPEDLRHTAIFIGGSNVAAGETLLAEIRRAFFGPMRVSAMIDSNGANTTAAAAVLAAGRHVDLASTSALVLGGTGPVGQRVARLLAREGTQVRVGSRDVARAQVVVDQLTTAIPGARLAAVAASNSAAALAARGGALLVIAAGAAGAELLGAADRALAKSLEVAIDLNAVPPVGLAGIESTDYAKTRDGVVAYGAIGIGRTKMKIHKRAVQALFDANNLVLDAEEIFAIGRELE; this is translated from the coding sequence ATGGGCAAGCCGAAGATTCTGGTTCAACTCGACACCGATCCACTGGCCAGCGTCTTCGACGGCGTGGTGGCGGTCGACGCCGGCGTCGACCATCTCTTTGCCCGATCGGGCGTGACAGCCGACAATGTCCGCGACCAGGTGTTTGGCGCCATCTTCACGCGCGGACCCGAGGATCTGCGGCACACTGCAATCTTCATCGGGGGCTCGAACGTCGCGGCTGGCGAGACGCTATTGGCCGAGATTCGCCGCGCGTTTTTCGGCCCCATGCGGGTCTCGGCGATGATCGACTCGAATGGCGCCAACACCACGGCCGCCGCCGCCGTGCTTGCCGCCGGCAGGCATGTTGATCTCGCTTCGACCAGCGCGCTGGTGCTGGGGGGGACGGGTCCGGTCGGCCAGCGCGTGGCGCGCTTGTTGGCTCGCGAGGGCACGCAGGTTCGTGTTGGTTCGCGCGATGTCGCTCGCGCTCAAGTGGTCGTCGATCAGTTAACCACCGCGATTCCCGGCGCCCGACTTGCCGCAGTCGCCGCGAGCAATAGCGCTGCCGCACTGGCGGCGCGCGGCGGCGCGCTGTTGGTGATCGCCGCCGGCGCCGCCGGCGCTGAACTGCTTGGCGCGGCCGATCGCGCCCTGGCGAAGTCGCTGGAAGTCGCCATCGACTTGAATGCTGTTCCGCCGGTGGGACTGGCGGGCATCGAGTCGACCGACTACGCCAAAACGCGCGACGGCGTGGTCGCTTACGGCGCTATTGGCATCGGCCGCACGAAAATGAAGATTCACAAGCGGGCTGTACAAGCGCTCTTCGACGCCAACAACCTGGTGCTCGACGCCGAGGAGATTTTCGCCATCGGCCGCGAACTGGAATAA
- a CDS encoding molybdopterin-dependent oxidoreductase — MFPLPPHQQLAAISKWPVVGERSSVDADGQWTVDVAGLVERPQTFTLAQLAALPWQDLVTDIHCVTRWSKRAMRFGGVPLADVLDRCGALPEARFVSFVARTERRHSTSLPLAQALALGTLLAMQHEDRPIAAEHGGPVRTIAPGRYFYKSLKWLARIELLSEDRLGYWEAEAGYHNVADPWREERFIASLLTRQDAARLLSTRDVSGRELLGLSAAGLALPGLAARQAILRNADFSGCDLAGADFTGANLSGSRFVDAQLRGATFANSQLEGVDFASADLTGCNLAGASLLGASFGDEDRPARLDRTTRFGHGALDDLAPTQQALVRARTVPD; from the coding sequence GTGTTTCCTCTACCTCCTCACCAACAGCTCGCCGCAATCAGCAAATGGCCGGTGGTGGGAGAGCGCTCGTCGGTCGATGCCGACGGGCAGTGGACTGTGGACGTCGCTGGGCTGGTGGAGCGGCCACAGACTTTCACCCTGGCTCAATTGGCGGCGCTGCCGTGGCAAGACCTGGTGACCGACATTCACTGCGTCACCCGCTGGTCGAAGCGGGCAATGCGGTTTGGCGGAGTGCCGCTAGCCGACGTGCTCGATCGCTGCGGGGCGCTGCCCGAGGCGCGATTCGTGTCGTTCGTGGCGCGCACCGAGCGACGGCATAGCACATCGCTCCCTTTGGCGCAGGCGCTTGCGCTGGGCACGCTATTGGCCATGCAGCACGAAGACAGGCCGATTGCCGCCGAACATGGCGGACCGGTTCGCACGATCGCGCCGGGACGCTACTTCTACAAGAGCTTGAAGTGGCTCGCCCGGATCGAGCTATTGAGCGAAGATCGCCTGGGCTATTGGGAGGCCGAGGCCGGCTATCACAACGTGGCCGACCCCTGGCGCGAAGAGCGCTTCATCGCCTCCTTGCTCACGCGACAAGACGCCGCGCGGCTGCTCTCGACCCGCGATGTCTCGGGTCGCGAATTGTTGGGTTTGTCCGCCGCGGGACTGGCGCTGCCCGGACTGGCGGCTCGACAAGCGATCTTGCGAAACGCCGACTTTAGCGGTTGTGATCTTGCCGGGGCCGACTTCACGGGCGCGAACCTTTCGGGCTCACGCTTCGTGGATGCCCAATTGCGGGGCGCGACATTCGCCAACTCGCAACTCGAAGGGGTCGATTTCGCCAGCGCCGATCTCACGGGCTGTAACTTGGCGGGCGCTTCGCTCCTGGGCGCCAGTTTCGGCGACGAGGACCGGCCTGCGCGGCTCGATCGCACGACGCGCTTTGGCCACGGCGCGCTCGACGACCTGGCGCCGACACAACAAGCATTGGTGCGCGCTAGGACCGTTCCAGATTGA
- a CDS encoding tetratricopeptide repeat protein yields MHQNPQLTGTAARSASRPHGHHNALWGTIICLALVALTCGLYGRTFWDNHEFIQYDDHLYLFRNPEVQQGLTWSNLVTAFSPTYVVAANWHPLTMLSHMLDYELFGGVAPWHHLVSVIWHGLDTLLLFWLLQRITSSIWASALVAALFCCHPLHVESVAWASERKDVLSTFFWLATMHAYVSYVRSPARRQSHRWYLAACVLLTLGLLSKPMVVTLPFVLLLLDYWPLARFEVDALLAPDFWRRVRHLCWEKIPFFALIGLFAVITLLAQGSQEAVARLDLLPLDARVVNVLMSYNAYIAKTIWPVGLAVPYPIDARPLTFFQAFMGGVGLVLVTSVIVALRQRYPYWLVGWLWYLGTLIPVIGLVQVGSQSMADRYSYIPLIGIFIGVAYSLRDVARRFPRLTPALAAGCVAWLAWLSVLTYWQVGYWKDTITLFSHSIEVTRRNYPAYVGRATGWMLVATPGKENVEHALHNLTMALKFAPNNGLARHNRGLLLRGEGEPKLAIHDFLTAAEEGHETAKMYWEVGRTYIKLDDFDKAREYLLKARRLSPENYDFVGTLALMELRQGNVREAVKNIQLALKHNPLDAYLSVVLSRVYSLNPEPDLRNGPEAVRLAKFAVENTHSRNALALDTLAAAYAEVGDFDQARHFARKAMERARFDKDEEFAHEIEQHYESYLADRTYRESPRDINLERS; encoded by the coding sequence ATGCACCAGAACCCACAACTTACGGGAACGGCAGCGCGAAGCGCTTCGCGCCCTCACGGCCATCATAACGCCCTCTGGGGGACAATCATTTGCCTTGCGCTGGTCGCGCTCACTTGCGGCCTGTATGGGCGCACGTTCTGGGATAACCACGAGTTCATCCAATACGACGATCACCTTTACCTGTTTCGCAATCCGGAGGTGCAGCAGGGTTTGACCTGGAGCAATTTGGTCACGGCGTTTTCGCCCACTTATGTCGTGGCCGCCAACTGGCACCCGTTGACGATGCTTTCGCACATGCTCGATTACGAGCTGTTTGGCGGCGTGGCGCCGTGGCACCATTTGGTTTCGGTGATCTGGCATGGCCTCGACACGCTCTTGTTGTTTTGGTTATTGCAGCGGATCACCAGTTCGATCTGGGCGAGCGCTCTGGTGGCGGCGCTCTTTTGCTGCCATCCGCTGCATGTCGAGTCGGTGGCCTGGGCTTCCGAACGCAAGGATGTGCTGAGCACCTTCTTCTGGCTGGCGACCATGCATGCCTATGTAAGCTATGTGCGCAGCCCGGCGCGCCGGCAATCGCATCGCTGGTACTTGGCCGCGTGCGTGCTGCTGACGCTGGGCTTGTTGTCCAAACCGATGGTGGTGACGCTGCCCTTTGTGCTGTTGCTGTTGGATTATTGGCCGCTAGCGCGCTTCGAGGTCGATGCGCTGCTTGCGCCAGACTTTTGGCGGCGAGTTCGCCATTTGTGCTGGGAAAAGATCCCGTTCTTCGCGCTCATTGGGCTGTTCGCGGTCATCACGCTGCTGGCGCAAGGTTCGCAAGAGGCGGTGGCGCGGCTAGACTTGCTGCCGCTCGACGCCCGAGTGGTGAACGTGCTCATGTCGTACAATGCCTACATCGCCAAAACGATCTGGCCGGTAGGGCTGGCGGTGCCATATCCGATCGACGCGCGGCCGCTCACCTTTTTCCAAGCCTTCATGGGGGGCGTGGGACTGGTGCTGGTCACCAGCGTCATCGTGGCGCTGCGGCAACGCTACCCCTATTGGCTGGTGGGCTGGCTCTGGTATCTCGGCACTTTGATCCCGGTAATCGGCCTGGTGCAGGTGGGCAGCCAATCGATGGCCGATCGCTACAGCTACATTCCACTGATCGGCATCTTCATTGGCGTGGCCTACAGTCTGCGCGACGTGGCGCGGCGGTTCCCGCGCTTGACGCCGGCGCTGGCGGCGGGATGCGTCGCTTGGCTGGCTTGGCTGTCGGTGCTCACCTATTGGCAGGTGGGCTACTGGAAGGACACGATCACGCTTTTTTCGCACTCGATCGAGGTCACGCGGCGCAACTACCCCGCCTACGTCGGGCGCGCCACTGGCTGGATGCTGGTAGCAACGCCCGGCAAGGAAAATGTGGAGCACGCGCTGCACAACCTGACCATGGCGCTCAAGTTTGCGCCAAACAACGGTCTGGCACGTCATAATCGCGGATTGCTCTTGCGCGGCGAAGGAGAACCCAAGCTCGCCATTCACGACTTTTTGACCGCCGCCGAAGAAGGGCACGAAACCGCCAAAATGTATTGGGAGGTGGGCCGCACCTACATCAAACTCGACGACTTCGACAAAGCCCGCGAGTACTTGTTAAAGGCGCGGCGGCTCAGTCCGGAGAACTACGACTTTGTGGGCACCTTGGCCTTGATGGAACTGCGCCAAGGCAATGTGCGCGAGGCGGTGAAGAACATCCAATTGGCGCTCAAGCACAATCCGCTCGATGCCTATCTCTCGGTGGTGCTCAGTCGCGTGTATTCGCTCAACCCCGAGCCCGACCTGCGCAACGGCCCCGAGGCGGTGCGACTGGCAAAATTCGCGGTCGAGAACACGCACAGCCGCAACGCCTTGGCGCTCGACACGCTGGCCGCCGCCTACGCGGAAGTGGGAGACTTTGATCAGGCGCGACACTTTGCCCGCAAGGCGATGGAACGAGCGCGCTTTGACAAGGACGAGGAGTTTGCACACGAAATCGAGCAGCACTACGAGAGTTATCTCGCCGACCGGACCTACCGAGAGAGCCCGCGCGACATCAATCTGGAACGGTCCTAG